The sequence GGACGGAAATAATAGGGATATTCTTGCGCCCGGCTTGGATAATAGTTTCCAGCGTATAGGTGTAATTATCAAAGACATTGATGTGGAGTGCCGCCTCACGGCTTATGGCACGGAATCCACTCGGGGCGTCTGCTATAGTGGTCCCGCTCGCCATACGCACAACGGCAGAACCAATTTTTTGTAATAGTTTTTTCATAAGGGACCAATGGGCGATACTGTCAATGGGCCGTGCCCCTACAACTATTTCCGCCTGACCGGAAAGGATGGGTTCTACCAATTTTTCTATATCATCGGCGTTATATTGGTTGTCACCATCTGTATTGACGATGACATCAGCGCCTCGTAAGATACAGGCATCGATACCCAGCATAAACGCCCGTGCCAGCCCTCTGTTTCGCCTATTGCTGATGATGTGATGCGCCCCATGTTTTCGGGCCACATCGACCGTCTCATCGGTAGAACCATCGTCGATAATAAGGTATTCGATGCAA is a genomic window of Candidatus Hydrogenedentota bacterium containing:
- a CDS encoding glycosyltransferase family 2 protein, whose protein sequence is MKLIIQIPCYNEEKTLGITMDCLPRSIQGIDCIEYLIIDDGSTDETVDVARKHGAHHIISNRRNRGLARAFMLGIDACILRGADVIVNTDGDNQYNADDIEKLVEPILSGQAEIVVGARPIDSIAHWSLMKKLLQKIGSAVVRMASGTTIADAPSGFRAISREAALHINVFDNYTYTLETIIQAGRKNIPIISVPIRTNKDLRPSRLMTSIFHYVWRSLLTTTKIFMTYRPFRFFAIPGVISVLLGFIPTIRFFYYYSIGHGRGHIQSLIYSTLLIGTGAFFILLGFIAELIGINRQLLEDIRARLRALELRKASADKDEK